In a genomic window of Acyrthosiphon pisum isolate AL4f unplaced genomic scaffold, pea_aphid_22Mar2018_4r6ur Scaffold_21689;HRSCAF=24604, whole genome shotgun sequence:
- the LOC103311767 gene encoding uncharacterized protein LOC103311767: MSSDPSDLQALTPAHFLVGGPITMHPEPDLANEEQNSLRRWRYVQCLMQSFWRRWQTEYLPQLQIRGKWTTNSKELAVDDIVIVKDENMPPAKWKLARIIETHPGNDGRIRVVTIRTANNNEMRRPVIKLCRLPVYETEEN; encoded by the coding sequence ATGAGCAGCGACCCAAGTGACTTGCAGGCACTTACACCGGCACACTTTCTTGTAGGAGGACCGATAACTATGCATCCGGAACCAGACTTGGCTAACGAAGAACAAAATTCACTACGTCGGTGGCGTTATGTCCAATGCCTTATGCAATCCTTTTGGCGAAGATGGCAGACCGAATATCTACCACAACTTCAAATTCGAGGCAAATGGACAACCAATAGTAAAGAGCTGGCGGTGGATGACATAGTTATTGTAAAGGACGAAAATATGCCACCAGCTAAGTGGAAACTAGCTCGAATAATCGAGACGCATCCAGGGAATGATGGAAGAATAAGGGTGGTTACCATACGCACGGCCAATAATAATGAGATGCGTCGGCCAGTCATCAAGCTTTGTCGATTGCCTGTCTATGAAACGgaagaaaattga